A genomic window from Candidatus Bathyarchaeota archaeon includes:
- a CDS encoding stage II sporulation protein M — MSGLQIESQFAKAKRLFKEAIDRNSLILKAITFAFFILLTASIIVTIVIFNMAPDLIDTLGSFTETTIGTGDIPSPYTGSLYSFIFFNNIGHFWNPLRMIVWIPAVGPLLLGLEILLNSGLIGIVAVMVGISKGVAYPILGLIPHGIIEIPAFLFQLSAIVLWQVTITEAIINKLRGKKLDNLKFKLGVQDTIIFAVTSIMLMGIAAVIETFVTPYLLGL, encoded by the coding sequence ATGTCAGGTCTGCAAATTGAGTCACAGTTCGCAAAGGCAAAAAGGCTCTTCAAAGAAGCAATTGACCGAAACAGCTTGATTTTAAAGGCAATAACATTTGCCTTCTTTATTCTGTTGACAGCGTCCATTATTGTTACAATCGTAATTTTTAATATGGCTCCTGACTTAATTGACACTTTGGGTTCATTTACTGAAACAACTATAGGCACTGGAGATATTCCATCTCCTTACACGGGAAGTTTGTATTCGTTCATTTTCTTTAATAACATTGGGCATTTCTGGAACCCCCTCAGAATGATTGTTTGGATTCCAGCGGTGGGGCCATTATTGTTGGGATTAGAGATTTTGCTTAATAGTGGATTAATCGGAATAGTTGCAGTAATGGTAGGAATCAGTAAAGGAGTAGCTTACCCAATATTAGGGTTAATTCCTCACGGCATAATTGAGATACCTGCATTTTTGTTCCAGTTATCTGCGATTGTTCTGTGGCAAGTAACCATTACAGAAGCAATAATAAACAAATTACGGGGAAAAAAATTAGATAATCTCAAATTCAAACTAGGAGTACAGGACACAATAATTTTTGCTGTAACATCGATAATGTTGATGGGAATTGCAGCAGTTATTGAAACTTTTGTCACTCCCTACCTGCTTGGGTTATGA
- a CDS encoding DUF4234 domain-containing protein gives MTGTFDNLKKYIQMREKTDRQMSNFWLVLYFLPVFVAIVAGGYFMVSLMAQFSSIDSVTSYDFFYDEVLSGVMLPWFFVSLSSFTSVVVGLVVPYFLVNRRKTHFNRQKLLSQNLIGAIDSVAQTTGVEVQDTLLVLQKNVKEANSDKTDKNPILWGFLSAFIPFLSLYVYYFLVSDFYKHEQLENSFWEQSRIALNQLGITFSVPQRAKPMDNRSFVLYLILTIVTTGLFGAYWFYVLLNDPNQHFEYHKRVETQLLSVVESAGI, from the coding sequence GTGACGGGGACTTTTGATAACCTAAAGAAATACATTCAGATGCGAGAAAAAACAGACCGCCAGATGTCAAATTTTTGGTTGGTCTTGTACTTTTTGCCCGTTTTTGTTGCAATTGTAGCAGGAGGATATTTTATGGTTTCGTTGATGGCTCAGTTTTCTTCGATAGATTCTGTGACTTCGTACGATTTTTTTTATGATGAAGTATTATCAGGGGTAATGTTGCCTTGGTTTTTTGTTAGTTTGTCGTCGTTCACTTCTGTAGTTGTTGGTTTGGTTGTTCCGTATTTTCTTGTTAATAGACGTAAAACTCATTTTAACCGACAAAAACTTCTTTCTCAGAATCTAATAGGTGCTATTGATTCTGTTGCTCAAACAACTGGTGTTGAGGTTCAAGACACTTTATTGGTGTTGCAAAAAAATGTAAAAGAAGCAAATTCGGATAAAACCGACAAAAACCCGATTTTATGGGGATTTTTGTCAGCATTCATTCCATTTTTGTCGTTATATGTTTACTATTTTCTTGTTTCAGACTTTTATAAACATGAACAACTAGAGAACAGTTTTTGGGAGCAATCCAGAATTGCATTAAATCAATTAGGTATAACTTTTTCTGTTCCTCAGAGAGCCAAGCCTATGGATAACAGAAGTTTTGTGTTGTACCTAATTTTAACTATAGTAACTACGGGATTGTTTGGAGCATACTGGTTTTATGTTTTGTTAAACGACCCAAATCAACATTTTGAGTATCATAAACGGGTAGAAACTCAACTGTTAAGTGTAGTCGAATCAGCTGGCATCTAG
- a CDS encoding cation:proton antiporter, giving the protein MIPILLFLIWIAASFFFPVLLRRFQIPWVTAVIFAGMILGPYGLNAVESGEIMDFFATIGLIFLMFTAGLDTQFSVLKKSGRTVVYFAGLNLIIPFITGFFVGICLGLSSLASLILGTCFSSSSVGLIVPMLRELDIESNIKSTVVSAIFLEDVISLIILAVLLNAVVPVSPIPLAIFPVVLLIFVLIVLYLIPILQEWLFYFGPKKDAFAAGLRAVFITLALVAFMAELIGVHAMVGGFLAGLTLSDMLKKRKQLEENIVAVSYGFLIPVFLLNLGMTTNMTAIFAPGDLLSTGLIILSLIVSKSVSGFLGGRLVGFPSKTSLGMGIMTIAQMSTTLATASLAFQYGILSESILAGLVLLSIVTIILTPFLTKLIFGHKTEKTSKFSRLWLGNGN; this is encoded by the coding sequence TTGATTCCCATTCTTTTATTCTTAATTTGGATTGCTGCGTCTTTCTTTTTTCCAGTATTGCTTAGGAGGTTTCAGATACCGTGGGTAACTGCGGTCATTTTTGCAGGAATGATTTTAGGTCCATATGGTTTAAATGCTGTAGAATCAGGGGAAATAATGGATTTTTTTGCAACAATAGGCCTTATTTTTCTCATGTTTACAGCAGGATTGGACACTCAATTTTCGGTCCTGAAGAAGTCGGGAAGAACTGTAGTGTATTTTGCTGGGTTAAACCTTATAATTCCTTTTATAACCGGCTTTTTTGTTGGAATTTGCTTAGGGTTAAGTTCTCTTGCATCATTAATTTTAGGAACATGTTTTAGTTCATCATCTGTAGGTTTAATTGTTCCAATGCTGAGGGAGTTGGACATTGAATCAAACATAAAATCAACAGTTGTTTCTGCCATCTTTCTGGAAGACGTAATTAGCTTGATTATTCTCGCGGTCTTGCTTAATGCCGTTGTGCCGGTTTCTCCTATACCTTTAGCAATTTTTCCAGTTGTTCTATTAATTTTCGTTTTAATAGTTTTATATTTGATTCCAATTCTTCAAGAATGGCTTTTTTATTTTGGACCGAAAAAAGATGCCTTTGCGGCTGGATTACGTGCAGTTTTCATTACATTAGCTCTAGTAGCATTTATGGCAGAATTAATTGGTGTCCATGCAATGGTTGGAGGCTTTTTGGCAGGGTTAACACTTTCAGATATGTTAAAAAAACGAAAACAACTCGAAGAAAACATTGTTGCCGTCAGTTACGGGTTTCTAATTCCCGTTTTCTTATTGAATTTGGGAATGACAACAAACATGACAGCAATATTTGCACCAGGAGATCTTTTATCGACAGGGTTGATTATTTTATCGCTCATTGTAAGTAAATCAGTAAGCGGTTTTCTTGGAGGTCGGCTTGTCGGATTTCCTTCAAAAACTAGTTTGGGAATGGGTATCATGACAATTGCTCAAATGTCCACAACATTGGCAACTGCAAGTTTAGCATTCCAGTATGGTATATTGAGTGAGAGCATTTTAGCGGGTCTAGTTCTCTTGTCCATAGTTACAATTATACTGACTCCTTTCTTGACAAAGTTGATTTTTGGGCACAAAACAGAAAAAACTAGTAAGTTTAGCCGATTATGGCTTGGAAATGGAAACTAA
- a CDS encoding Lrp/AsnC family transcriptional regulator: MDEKDEQILKILARRSGLSSRKISKILGMPISTVHRRIKKMEQDFIITGYKALIDHEKTSLPIGALMQINFSEATPGNGHIPKNDIIEALTSFTEIEEITEVQAANFDLIAKARFESLKKLSEFIEKTRQIQGIDETSTAIIIEEKVLLPAQLRK, translated from the coding sequence ATGGATGAAAAAGATGAACAGATACTCAAAATTTTAGCGCGACGTTCAGGTTTGTCTAGCCGAAAAATTTCAAAAATTCTGGGAATGCCAATATCCACAGTGCACAGAAGAATTAAAAAAATGGAACAGGACTTCATAATCACAGGATACAAAGCCCTGATTGATCATGAAAAAACATCATTGCCAATTGGGGCACTTATGCAGATCAATTTTTCAGAGGCAACTCCAGGAAACGGACACATACCCAAAAATGACATCATTGAAGCATTAACAAGTTTCACAGAAATTGAAGAAATAACTGAAGTTCAAGCAGCAAATTTTGATTTGATTGCAAAGGCACGATTTGAAAGCCTCAAGAAACTGTCAGAGTTCATAGAAAAAACACGACAAATACAAGGAATTGACGAAACTTCAACAGCCATAATAATTGAAGAAAAAGTGCTGCTACCTGCACAACTACGAAAGTAG
- a CDS encoding tRNA (adenine-N1)-methyltransferase, whose translation MTELIAEGDDIYLYLDPRRTYLVKVEAEKSFHTHKGYIQLGDLIGKEYGTRIPSSMDIEFVALKPKLRDYIFKTNRRTQISYPKDISLIILNSGIGPGSRVVEAGTGTGALTSAIAHYIKPTGRVYSYDIRQEFQKNAKKNLERAGLLDVVELKEGDITEGIQEEDLDAIILDMATPWLVIPHAYDALKGSGVLVSFSPTIDQVVKVTEALDECGFVCVETCETLIRFMQVARGKTRPQTLMTGHTGYLTFARKSVRHEPDPET comes from the coding sequence ATGACTGAATTAATTGCTGAAGGCGACGACATTTACCTTTATTTAGATCCAAGAAGAACTTACCTCGTCAAAGTGGAAGCAGAAAAAAGCTTTCACACACACAAAGGCTACATCCAGCTAGGGGACTTAATCGGAAAAGAATACGGAACCCGAATCCCCAGCAGCATGGATATCGAATTTGTCGCTTTAAAGCCAAAATTGCGTGATTACATTTTCAAAACAAACAGGCGCACCCAGATATCTTACCCCAAAGACATTTCACTAATCATATTAAACAGTGGAATCGGACCGGGAAGTCGAGTAGTTGAAGCAGGAACCGGAACAGGGGCTCTTACAAGTGCCATTGCCCATTACATTAAACCTACTGGGCGAGTTTACTCTTATGATATTCGGCAAGAATTTCAGAAAAATGCGAAAAAAAACTTGGAACGTGCAGGACTTCTTGATGTTGTAGAACTAAAAGAGGGAGACATTACCGAAGGAATCCAAGAAGAAGATTTAGATGCAATAATTTTGGATATGGCTACCCCTTGGTTGGTTATTCCTCATGCTTACGACGCGTTGAAGGGAAGTGGAGTGTTAGTGTCTTTTAGTCCGACCATTGACCAAGTTGTGAAAGTTACAGAAGCCTTAGATGAATGTGGTTTTGTTTGTGTCGAAACATGTGAAACATTGATTCGATTTATGCAGGTGGCAAGGGGCAAAACGCGCCCCCAAACGTTGATGACTGGTCACACTGGTTATTTGACCTTTGCGCGAAAGTCCGTCAGGCATGAGCCTGATCCTGAGACTTAA
- a CDS encoding beta-propeller domain-containing protein — MNDKKVFTALFIAIILVVASIPVYVYLNNPETSNPIKLNTFSSYEELKTFLENTSNYGEYWLRSGSKTLGLESFSSDATAPEPAVPVEPTAADYSETNVQVEGVDEADIVKTDGEYIYVVSDTNLTIVKAFPAEEARVVSKIVLEGMISGIFINGDKVAVFETNYGVYPLYEIDLGYKAPVEIAPSEEPDQPDGNDLEPVPLIPIVYEPPTTTVKVYDVSNKENPVLTRDFSVDGNYFSSRMIGDYVYMVATQYTYLYETDVFLPRVHSNNQTETIDATEIYYYNNSDTSYTFTTVAAVNIQNDAQEPTHQTVLLGGTSGIYVSTTNIYMTFPDYNWNEDEEMKTKIYRAKINQESITFEAEGEVPGYVLNQFSMDEYNGYFRVATTVNNNNWRTFTTGLTSTNNVYVLDLNLNLVGSLEDLAPGEQIYSARFMGNKAYIVTFRNVDPLFVIDLTNPAAPTVLGELKVTGYSGYLHPYDETHIIGIGKETEYDSEKDFAWYQGVKISLFDVSDVSNPIEVAKYEIGDRGTDSPILNDHKALLFDKEKNLLVIPVLVAELDENDYDGEVPDWARGEYVWQGAYVLNISTAGINLRGQITHMNNNTDLLKSGYYYYYNGYTIQRSLYIEDVLYTVSGMKIKMNSLDTLTEINSVEIA; from the coding sequence ATGAACGATAAAAAAGTGTTCACAGCGTTATTCATAGCGATAATTCTGGTTGTCGCTTCAATACCAGTATATGTTTACTTGAATAATCCCGAAACTTCAAACCCAATTAAGTTAAACACGTTTTCTTCTTACGAGGAACTGAAAACTTTTCTTGAAAACACATCAAATTATGGTGAATATTGGCTCAGAAGTGGCAGCAAAACTTTGGGTCTTGAAAGTTTTTCGTCAGATGCAACAGCTCCAGAACCAGCTGTTCCCGTGGAACCAACGGCTGCTGACTATTCTGAAACCAACGTTCAAGTTGAAGGCGTAGATGAAGCAGACATCGTAAAAACTGACGGCGAATACATCTACGTTGTTTCTGACACAAACTTAACAATTGTGAAAGCGTTTCCAGCTGAAGAAGCTCGAGTTGTTTCAAAAATTGTTTTGGAAGGCATGATTTCTGGAATCTTTATCAACGGAGACAAAGTTGCAGTCTTTGAGACCAACTACGGTGTTTATCCCCTTTACGAAATAGATTTGGGTTACAAAGCACCTGTCGAAATTGCTCCTTCAGAGGAACCTGACCAGCCAGATGGCAACGACCTTGAACCAGTGCCTTTAATTCCAATAGTTTACGAACCCCCAACGACAACTGTCAAAGTTTATGATGTTTCAAACAAAGAAAATCCAGTTTTAACGCGGGACTTTTCTGTTGATGGAAACTACTTTAGCTCAAGAATGATTGGCGACTACGTCTACATGGTTGCAACCCAATACACGTATCTTTATGAAACGGACGTTTTCTTGCCCCGTGTTCATTCAAACAACCAAACAGAAACAATCGATGCAACAGAGATTTACTATTACAATAACTCGGACACTTCATATACATTCACCACCGTTGCTGCAGTAAACATCCAAAATGATGCCCAAGAACCAACTCACCAAACAGTTTTGCTTGGAGGAACCAGCGGAATTTACGTTTCAACAACTAACATTTACATGACCTTCCCAGATTACAACTGGAACGAAGACGAAGAAATGAAAACAAAAATCTACCGCGCAAAAATCAACCAAGAATCCATAACCTTTGAAGCAGAAGGAGAAGTCCCAGGATACGTTTTGAACCAGTTCAGCATGGATGAATACAACGGATACTTCCGAGTTGCAACAACTGTCAACAACAATAACTGGCGAACCTTCACTACTGGGTTAACATCCACAAATAATGTATATGTTCTTGATTTGAACCTTAACCTTGTTGGCAGCTTAGAAGATTTAGCCCCAGGAGAACAAATTTACTCGGCAAGATTCATGGGCAACAAAGCTTACATTGTAACCTTCCGAAACGTAGACCCTTTGTTTGTTATTGACTTAACAAACCCAGCTGCACCTACAGTTCTTGGTGAACTTAAAGTAACAGGGTACTCGGGTTATCTTCATCCTTATGACGAAACCCATATCATCGGAATCGGCAAAGAAACAGAATATGACTCAGAAAAGGACTTTGCATGGTACCAAGGAGTAAAAATCTCCCTGTTTGATGTCAGTGACGTTTCAAACCCCATTGAAGTAGCAAAATACGAAATCGGCGACCGTGGAACAGATTCTCCAATCTTGAATGACCACAAAGCGCTACTGTTTGACAAAGAAAAGAACCTGTTAGTAATACCCGTACTTGTTGCAGAACTTGACGAAAATGACTATGACGGCGAAGTTCCCGACTGGGCACGTGGTGAATATGTCTGGCAAGGAGCGTACGTCCTTAACATTTCAACTGCAGGCATTAACTTGCGTGGACAAATCACACACATGAATAATAATACAGATTTGCTGAAAAGCGGCTATTATTACTACTACAACGGCTACACAATACAACGAAGTCTCTACATCGAAGATGTGCTCTACACAGTATCGGGCATGAAAATAAAAATGAACAGTTTGGATACTTTGACAGAAATCAACAGTGTCGAAATCGCTTAA
- a CDS encoding winged helix-turn-helix transcriptional regulator, whose amino-acid sequence MSDLSSSELAEIESKLKGKTLQIYWYLLKDPENSVGVREVQRELGLSSPSVAAHHLDKLLSLGLVEKTVRGEYRLNQEIKIGLLKFFSRMGRFLVPRHLFYAIWLSTMFAIYLVVYNLVLYQPTGSPHNIAAIIFGVVANAVLWLETIRLWREKPF is encoded by the coding sequence ATGTCTGACCTCTCTTCCTCTGAATTGGCCGAAATCGAGTCAAAATTGAAGGGAAAAACCCTTCAAATATACTGGTACTTGCTAAAAGATCCCGAAAATAGCGTAGGCGTGAGAGAAGTACAAAGAGAGTTAGGATTATCAAGTCCAAGCGTAGCTGCACATCACTTGGACAAGTTGTTGTCCCTTGGTTTAGTGGAAAAAACAGTAAGAGGAGAATACCGTCTAAATCAAGAAATCAAAATTGGACTGTTAAAGTTCTTTAGCAGAATGGGAAGATTTCTAGTACCCCGTCATCTGTTTTATGCCATTTGGTTGTCAACCATGTTTGCAATCTACCTTGTCGTTTACAACTTAGTTTTGTATCAGCCCACGGGTTCACCCCACAACATTGCAGCAATAATCTTTGGAGTCGTAGCCAACGCCGTATTGTGGCTGGAAACCATCAGACTGTGGAGAGAAAAGCCATTCTAG